One Edaphobacter flagellatus genomic region harbors:
- a CDS encoding PIG-L family deacetylase yields MKRLTHVALVAMLLPCGLLHSAGVKPVVDARPIPPDEGTAGVWQALKRLHTRASVLMIVAHPDDEDGGTLAYESRGVGARVSLLTLDRGEGGANVMSSDYWDALGLVRTEELLQAGRYYGLDAQYFTSMADYGFSKSLNEALGQWGHDRVLEQAVRVVRTVRPLVICSVFVGGPTDGHGQHATAGLMAQEVFKAAGDPKMFPDQIKEGLLPWSPVKTYARVPFFRVSEKGMYDYANHTWGPVGVTNHVTGKWEEGKPSVTVSIPIGSYDQMMGETYVQVSREGLGFQRSQNGGPSVPLSGMQMSDYHRFGTTLDAKTKEESFFDGVDTSLTGIADFAGAQGASSSLRVSLSAINDLVEKAIAAFSAEKPATIAPYLAKGKLGVEKLIGEVEKSDLPSETKYDVLHELRVKDRQFNDALVAALQISLNADVTQAGKDDPMMAMFRGAATTFQMATPGLSFPVKIHLYQSAVPSLAVKSLKVVGTSGKDWNVTGGVSTPSQAKAGEAIETIYSVKVPEDEPFTRPYFTRDGLQNAFYEIAPGAPRNKPLSPYPLQAEAQLDYEGATINLASVVQVVSRVNGPGLLRYPMPVGPALAVSLSPSAGVVPLGSKATTITVRVHNNVKGAANPSVRLDVPSGWSVEPKTIPIHFAQEGEEQSVSFAVSPNVTEGAKYTVTAVASLDGKDYREGYITTGYLGLRPYFLYSPAQYAAIGTDVKMAQDEHIAYIEGSGDDVPAALEQIGVHVSYLSAQDLAGGDLQKYDAIVLGVRAYAVRPDLIANNARLLQYVEKGGVVIVQYNTPEYDHNYGPYPYAMTGDPEEVTDEKSVVKILDPRNPVFNWPNKITEKDFDGWIEERGSKFLQSWDSHYSPLLETHDAGQPEQKGGLVYARYGKGVYIYNAYAFYRELPLGVPGAFRLFANMLSLPKNPEIH; encoded by the coding sequence GTGAAACGACTGACTCATGTTGCTCTGGTAGCCATGTTGTTGCCCTGCGGGTTATTGCATTCCGCAGGTGTAAAACCAGTAGTTGATGCGCGGCCAATCCCTCCCGATGAAGGAACTGCCGGAGTCTGGCAGGCGTTGAAGCGCCTGCATACGCGAGCGAGCGTACTGATGATTGTCGCTCATCCTGATGATGAAGACGGAGGTACGCTGGCGTACGAGAGCCGTGGCGTCGGAGCGCGGGTAAGTCTGCTGACGCTGGATCGCGGCGAGGGCGGTGCGAATGTCATGTCGTCGGATTACTGGGACGCACTTGGGCTGGTGCGCACAGAAGAGTTGCTGCAGGCAGGCCGCTATTACGGACTGGATGCGCAGTACTTCACTTCGATGGCAGACTACGGCTTTTCAAAGTCGTTGAATGAAGCGCTTGGTCAGTGGGGGCATGATCGCGTTCTCGAACAGGCTGTGCGGGTTGTGCGCACCGTGCGTCCACTCGTCATCTGCTCTGTATTTGTGGGTGGACCAACGGACGGACACGGGCAACATGCAACGGCTGGCCTGATGGCACAGGAAGTCTTCAAGGCGGCAGGAGACCCGAAGATGTTTCCTGACCAGATCAAGGAGGGGCTGCTGCCCTGGTCGCCGGTGAAGACGTATGCTCGTGTTCCGTTCTTCCGTGTCTCCGAAAAGGGCATGTATGACTATGCGAATCACACATGGGGACCGGTCGGTGTGACGAATCACGTCACCGGCAAGTGGGAGGAAGGCAAGCCGTCTGTGACCGTCAGCATTCCCATCGGATCGTATGACCAAATGATGGGAGAGACATACGTGCAGGTCTCGCGAGAGGGACTTGGATTCCAGCGATCGCAGAATGGAGGGCCAAGTGTTCCGCTGTCGGGAATGCAGATGAGCGACTACCACCGTTTCGGCACGACGCTTGATGCCAAAACAAAAGAAGAGAGCTTCTTCGATGGAGTAGATACATCGCTCACTGGTATTGCAGATTTTGCAGGGGCGCAGGGGGCATCGTCATCGCTTCGCGTCTCGTTGTCTGCGATCAACGATCTGGTGGAAAAAGCGATTGCGGCGTTTTCCGCAGAGAAGCCCGCAACAATCGCCCCTTATCTGGCCAAAGGAAAGTTGGGCGTTGAAAAGCTGATTGGTGAGGTCGAGAAGAGCGATCTTCCATCGGAAACGAAGTATGACGTGCTTCATGAACTCCGCGTCAAAGATCGCCAGTTCAACGATGCTCTTGTTGCCGCGCTGCAAATATCACTGAACGCCGATGTGACGCAGGCTGGTAAAGATGATCCGATGATGGCCATGTTTCGCGGAGCTGCGACGACGTTCCAGATGGCCACGCCCGGTCTCTCATTTCCGGTAAAGATTCACCTGTATCAGTCCGCAGTACCTTCCCTTGCAGTTAAGAGCCTCAAGGTGGTGGGGACTTCAGGCAAAGATTGGAACGTAACAGGTGGTGTATCGACGCCGTCGCAGGCAAAAGCTGGAGAAGCGATAGAGACGATCTACTCGGTGAAAGTGCCCGAGGACGAGCCATTCACACGGCCCTACTTCACGCGCGATGGATTGCAGAATGCGTTTTATGAGATAGCACCTGGTGCTCCTCGCAACAAACCGCTCTCTCCGTACCCGCTACAGGCCGAAGCTCAGCTCGACTATGAAGGAGCCACGATAAACCTTGCAAGTGTGGTGCAGGTCGTAAGCCGCGTCAATGGCCCAGGACTTCTTCGCTATCCTATGCCTGTTGGCCCTGCGCTAGCGGTCTCTCTGTCGCCATCGGCAGGCGTTGTGCCTCTGGGCAGCAAAGCAACTACGATCACCGTGCGCGTCCATAACAACGTTAAGGGAGCAGCAAATCCTTCTGTAAGGTTGGATGTGCCATCTGGCTGGAGCGTTGAGCCGAAGACCATTCCTATCCACTTTGCGCAGGAAGGTGAAGAACAGTCGGTATCATTTGCTGTCTCGCCAAATGTTACCGAGGGCGCGAAGTATACCGTTACAGCGGTAGCTTCGCTGGATGGTAAGGATTACAGAGAAGGTTACATAACAACTGGCTATCTTGGACTGCGGCCTTACTTCCTCTACTCGCCTGCACAGTATGCAGCGATCGGGACAGACGTCAAGATGGCGCAGGATGAGCATATTGCGTACATCGAAGGAAGCGGGGATGATGTTCCCGCCGCGCTGGAGCAGATAGGCGTCCACGTCAGCTATCTCTCTGCCCAGGATCTGGCTGGCGGAGATCTTCAGAAATACGATGCGATCGTCCTAGGGGTACGTGCATATGCAGTGCGTCCTGATCTGATTGCGAACAATGCCCGACTTCTCCAGTACGTTGAGAAGGGCGGTGTTGTGATCGTCCAATACAACACGCCTGAGTATGACCATAACTACGGGCCCTATCCTTATGCGATGACGGGCGATCCTGAAGAGGTAACAGACGAGAAGTCTGTTGTGAAGATTCTTGATCCTCGCAATCCTGTATTCAACTGGCCAAACAAAATTACGGAAAAAGATTTTGATGGCTGGATCGAAGAGCGCGGGTCGAAATTTCTCCAATCGTGGGACAGCCACTACTCTCCATTGCTGGAGACACACGATGCCGGCCAGCCGGAGCAGAAGGGTGGACTGGTCTACGCACGCTATGGGAAGGGCGTGTACATCTACAACGCCTATGCCTTCTATCGTGAACTTCCACTGGGAGTGCCGGGAGCGTTCCGGCTCTTCGCGAATATGTTGAGCCTTCCAAAGAACCCGGAGATTCACTAG